In Gemmatimonadota bacterium, the following are encoded in one genomic region:
- the idi gene encoding isopentenyl-diphosphate Delta-isomerase, whose product MTASAADTPPVILVDEEDRALGLAEKLSVHETGRLHRAVSVFAFDVSGAMLIQRRAAGKYHSGGLWSNSACSHPREGETPADAARRCLREEMGLECATLEPALAFIYRAPVSPTLIEHEYDHVFVARVTGEPRPDTREVESWRRVSLPDVLEELARDASRFSAWFPLALSRLQGLEVLARATQPLDGTTANA is encoded by the coding sequence ATGACCGCGTCCGCCGCGGACACTCCGCCCGTGATCCTCGTCGACGAGGAGGATCGCGCGCTGGGCCTCGCCGAGAAGCTCAGCGTGCACGAGACGGGGCGGCTGCATCGCGCTGTGTCGGTCTTTGCCTTCGATGTATCGGGCGCGATGCTCATTCAGCGACGTGCGGCGGGGAAGTACCACTCCGGCGGACTCTGGTCGAATAGCGCATGCAGCCACCCGCGCGAGGGCGAGACTCCCGCCGACGCGGCGCGACGATGCCTGCGTGAGGAAATGGGACTCGAGTGTGCGACGCTGGAGCCGGCGCTGGCCTTCATCTATCGCGCGCCGGTCTCGCCCACGCTCATCGAGCATGAGTACGACCACGTCTTCGTAGCGCGCGTGACCGGCGAACCGCGACCCGATACGCGCGAGGTGGAGTCGTGGCGCCGGGTCTCGCTCCCGGATGTCCTCGAGGAACTGGCGCGCGATGCGTCGCGCTTCTCGGCCTGGTTCCCGCTGGCGCTCTCGCGCTTGCAGGGGCTCGAGGTGCTGGCGCGCGCCACGCAGCCGCTGGACGGGACGACCGCCAATGCCTGA
- the hemB gene encoding porphobilinogen synthase gives MTTFPTMRLRRLRQSAGLRALVRETRLHASQLIVPLFVRPGTGLRRPIGSMPGVAQTSVDEMLRDADRAATLGVGGIILFGIPDTKDEEGTGAWDEHGPVAAGVRALKREFPHLVTITDVCMCEYTSHGHCGIIRGETVDNDATLALLAREAVCHAQAGADVVAPSDMMDGRVAAIRVALDGAGYAHVPILSYAAKYASAFYGPFREAAESTPQFGDRRGYQMDIGNTNEALREVRADIAEGADAVMVKPAGPCLDIIRRVRDETDYPVSAYQVSGEYAMIKAAAANGWLDEKRAMMESLIAIRRAGADFILTYFAYDAAQALRDSD, from the coding sequence ATGACGACCTTTCCCACGATGCGGCTGCGGCGGTTGCGGCAGAGCGCCGGGCTCCGCGCGCTGGTGCGCGAGACGCGCCTGCACGCCTCGCAGCTCATTGTCCCGCTCTTCGTGCGCCCGGGCACCGGACTCCGTCGCCCCATCGGGTCGATGCCGGGGGTGGCGCAAACGTCCGTCGACGAGATGCTGCGCGATGCCGACCGGGCGGCGACGTTAGGCGTCGGGGGGATCATCCTCTTCGGGATCCCGGACACGAAGGACGAGGAGGGGACTGGCGCGTGGGACGAACACGGCCCGGTGGCGGCGGGCGTCCGCGCACTCAAGCGCGAGTTCCCCCACCTGGTCACGATCACCGACGTCTGCATGTGCGAGTACACGTCGCACGGCCACTGCGGCATCATCCGTGGCGAGACGGTAGACAACGACGCGACGCTGGCGCTGCTGGCGCGCGAGGCGGTGTGTCATGCGCAGGCGGGCGCGGATGTGGTGGCGCCGAGCGACATGATGGACGGACGCGTGGCAGCGATTCGCGTGGCGCTCGACGGCGCCGGGTACGCGCACGTTCCGATCCTCTCGTACGCCGCCAAGTACGCGTCGGCGTTCTACGGGCCGTTTCGCGAGGCGGCCGAGTCGACGCCGCAGTTCGGGGACCGGCGCGGCTACCAGATGGACATCGGCAACACCAACGAGGCCTTGCGTGAGGTGCGCGCCGATATCGCCGAGGGCGCGGACGCCGTGATGGTCAAGCCCGCGGGGCCGTGCCTCGACATCATCCGGCGCGTGCGCGACGAGACCGACTATCCGGTCTCGGCGTACCAGGTGTCGGGTGAGTACGCGATGATCAAGGCGGCGGCGGCCAACGGGTGGCTCGACGAGAAGCGCGCGATGATGGAGTCGCTCATCGCCATTCGCCGTGCCGGCGCCGATTTCATCCTGACCTACTTTGCCTACGACGCCGCGCAGGCGCTGCGCGACAGCGACTAG
- the hemL gene encoding glutamate-1-semialdehyde 2,1-aminomutase produces MTRSAELMARARDLFPGGVNSPVRAFRGVDGEPFVVARGSGARIWDVDGKEYIDYILSWGPLVLGHAPAVVLDALRDVMARGTSFGIPTELEVLLGERVREMMPHVERLRFVSSGTEATMSAIRVARAATGRDAILKFDGCYHGHADSFLVKAGSGVATLGLPNSPGVPASLAALTLTATFNDVAETTAMVRANAENLAAIIVEPVVGNSGLIPPDPGFLQALRALATETGAVLIFDEVMTGFRVALGGAREVYGVTPDLTTLGKVIGGGLPVAAYGGRPDLMDRVAPSGPVYQAGTLSGNPLAMAGGLATLKALTPEVHATMVARTARLAAGVATIARECDVPCTAGSVGSMWGFFLRDTPVHSFADARTADVALFKRFFHEALQRGVYLAPSAFEAGFMSAAHDDAVIDETLDKLRSAMQAAAASRAAGA; encoded by the coding sequence ATGACGAGATCGGCGGAGTTGATGGCGCGTGCGCGCGACCTCTTTCCCGGGGGGGTGAACTCCCCAGTGCGCGCCTTCCGCGGCGTGGACGGCGAGCCCTTCGTGGTGGCCCGCGGGTCGGGGGCGCGCATATGGGACGTCGATGGCAAGGAATACATCGACTACATCCTGTCGTGGGGGCCGCTGGTGCTGGGGCACGCCCCGGCGGTCGTCTTGGACGCGCTGCGCGACGTGATGGCGCGCGGGACGAGCTTCGGGATTCCCACCGAGCTGGAGGTGTTGTTAGGCGAACGGGTGCGCGAGATGATGCCGCACGTCGAGCGCCTGCGCTTCGTCTCCAGCGGGACCGAGGCGACGATGAGCGCGATACGCGTGGCACGCGCGGCGACCGGACGGGATGCGATCCTGAAGTTCGACGGATGCTATCACGGGCATGCCGACTCGTTCCTGGTCAAGGCCGGCTCCGGCGTAGCCACGCTCGGGCTCCCCAACTCTCCCGGCGTTCCAGCCTCGCTGGCGGCGCTGACGCTCACCGCGACGTTCAACGACGTCGCCGAGACGACCGCGATGGTGCGGGCCAATGCGGAGAACCTGGCGGCGATCATCGTGGAGCCGGTGGTGGGGAACTCCGGGCTCATCCCGCCGGATCCCGGCTTCCTGCAGGCGCTGCGCGCGCTGGCCACGGAGACCGGGGCGGTGCTGATCTTCGACGAAGTGATGACCGGCTTCCGCGTGGCGCTGGGCGGGGCGCGCGAGGTCTACGGGGTGACGCCGGATCTCACGACGTTAGGCAAAGTGATCGGTGGCGGGCTCCCGGTGGCGGCGTACGGCGGGCGCCCCGACCTCATGGATCGCGTGGCACCGAGCGGGCCGGTGTACCAGGCCGGGACGCTGTCGGGCAATCCGCTGGCGATGGCTGGGGGGCTCGCCACGCTCAAGGCGCTTACGCCGGAGGTGCACGCGACGATGGTGGCCCGCACCGCGCGACTGGCGGCCGGCGTCGCGACGATCGCGCGCGAGTGCGACGTGCCGTGCACCGCGGGGTCGGTTGGGAGCATGTGGGGCTTCTTCCTGCGCGATACGCCGGTGCACTCGTTTGCCGATGCGCGGACGGCAGACGTGGCACTGTTCAAGCGCTTCTTTCATGAGGCGTTGCAGCGCGGGGTGTACCTCGCTCCGTCGGCGTTCGAGGCGGGATTCATGTCGGCAGCGCACGACGACGCGGTGATCGACGAGACGCTCGACAAGCTCCGCAGCGCGATGCAGGCCGCGGCGGCGTCGCGCGCCGCGGGGGCGTGA
- a CDS encoding uroporphyrinogen-III synthase → MPERPGVAVTRAEEDAAPLVAALEAVGLRAVCTPLLQFAPSSPDPLVGELADALTALRADGASTEWLVCTSRHAVTALAHSCGALGIAPASLNFAQVGAVGRRTAEALEAIGLPVTLVPDVSDAAHLAAAMLSRSGGVPARVLFPRAREAREALPTALRDAGWEVNDVTCYETLPSADGATRLAAALSRGELGAVTLASGSAARAFSQCVPAALWGRARLVSIGATTTADATACALPIAAQATEPTVAALADATRRILSESFAHA, encoded by the coding sequence ATGCCTGAGCGCCCCGGCGTGGCGGTGACTCGCGCCGAGGAGGACGCGGCGCCACTGGTGGCGGCGCTGGAGGCGGTCGGGCTCCGTGCGGTGTGCACGCCGCTGCTTCAGTTCGCGCCGTCGTCGCCCGATCCGCTGGTCGGTGAACTGGCCGATGCCCTGACCGCGCTGCGGGCGGATGGGGCGTCGACCGAGTGGCTTGTCTGCACCAGCCGACACGCGGTGACGGCGCTGGCGCACAGCTGCGGCGCGTTAGGGATCGCGCCGGCATCGCTCAACTTCGCACAGGTGGGGGCCGTGGGACGCCGGACCGCGGAGGCGCTGGAGGCGATCGGGTTGCCGGTGACGCTCGTGCCCGACGTCTCCGACGCGGCGCACCTCGCGGCCGCCATGCTGTCGCGGTCCGGCGGCGTTCCAGCGCGCGTGCTCTTCCCCAGGGCGCGCGAGGCGCGCGAGGCGCTGCCGACGGCGCTACGCGACGCGGGGTGGGAGGTGAACGACGTGACCTGCTACGAGACGCTCCCCTCTGCCGACGGTGCCACTCGGCTCGCCGCGGCGTTGTCGCGGGGCGAACTGGGGGCCGTGACGTTGGCCTCGGGGTCGGCGGCCCGCGCCTTTTCGCAGTGTGTTCCGGCCGCGCTGTGGGGTCGCGCGCGCCTCGTCTCCATTGGCGCAACGACGACCGCAGATGCGACGGCGTGCGCCCTTCCGATCGCGGCGCAGGCCACCGAGCCGACCGTGGCCGCGCTCGCGGACGCCACGCGCCGCATCCTTTCCGAGTCCTTCGCGCATGCCTAA
- the hemC gene encoding hydroxymethylbilane synthase — translation MPNDLPTPAPTGARPIRIGSRRSALALKQTHMVRDALEALGHPTEVVTFSTVGDERLDVPLPAIGGKGVFTAELEAALLGGGVDLCVHSLKDLPTESPAGLDVGAVLPREDPRDALLIRADVQATAKTLQELPAGARVGTSSLRRTALLRQLRPDLQLVDLRGNVPTRVKKLDDGNMEAIILAGAGLKRLELDGRITQWLEPPSWLPAPAQGVIAIQIRRDDTFIRDLLSHVHDEASWQAAVSERAFLNTLEGGCQVPVGALAVARDGALWLDGVILDVDGGGASRGGIRIDGAGATSAQAAGAKLAASLLESGGAALLARARAVAPTHKS, via the coding sequence ATGCCTAACGATCTCCCGACGCCGGCTCCGACCGGCGCGCGTCCCATCCGCATCGGCTCCCGCCGGTCGGCGCTCGCCCTCAAGCAGACGCACATGGTGCGCGATGCCCTCGAGGCCCTCGGGCACCCGACCGAGGTGGTCACCTTCTCGACCGTCGGCGACGAACGGCTCGACGTCCCGCTGCCGGCAATCGGGGGGAAGGGGGTCTTCACTGCGGAGCTCGAGGCGGCGCTCCTGGGTGGCGGCGTCGACCTCTGCGTGCACTCGCTGAAGGACTTGCCGACCGAGTCGCCGGCGGGGCTCGACGTAGGGGCGGTGCTGCCGCGCGAGGATCCGCGCGACGCGCTCCTGATCCGCGCCGACGTGCAGGCCACGGCCAAGACGCTGCAGGAACTCCCGGCGGGTGCGCGGGTGGGGACCAGTTCGCTGCGCCGCACCGCGTTGCTCCGTCAGCTGCGTCCCGATTTGCAGCTGGTCGACCTGCGCGGGAACGTGCCGACGCGGGTCAAGAAGCTCGATGACGGCAACATGGAAGCGATCATCCTGGCGGGGGCGGGGCTCAAGCGCCTCGAACTGGATGGCCGCATCACGCAATGGCTCGAGCCGCCTTCGTGGCTCCCGGCGCCGGCGCAGGGGGTCATCGCCATCCAGATCCGGCGCGACGATACGTTCATCCGCGACCTGCTGTCGCACGTGCACGACGAGGCGTCGTGGCAGGCGGCGGTCTCGGAGCGCGCATTCCTCAACACGCTCGAGGGCGGCTGTCAGGTCCCGGTAGGGGCGCTGGCCGTCGCGAGGGATGGGGCACTCTGGCTGGACGGCGTGATCCTCGACGTCGATGGCGGTGGCGCCTCACGCGGTGGCATCCGGATCGACGGCGCCGGGGCGACGTCGGCGCAGGCGGCGGGGGCGAAGCTGGCCGCCTCGCTGCTCGAGTCGGGGGGGGCGGCGCTCCTCGCGCGCGCCCGTGCGGTGGCCCCCACCCACAAGTCCTAA